From the Candidatus Binatia bacterium genome, one window contains:
- a CDS encoding heavy metal translocating P-type ATPase: MNTEPCFHCGLEIGRGVQFYAVIDGASRAMCCAGCVAVAELIANGGFTAYYRFRDAPADNPQAVAKIPSDQWARYDDPSLQKSFVRFDDGDLRCVTLSIEGLRCAACVWLLESHLRAQRGIDQARVHLGAGRAEVAWHASETSLSVVLAAMAALGYVALPYRPDWEAETRAAEYRAALRRLVVGGLGATQVMMYAVGLYAGALQGMEDRYRFFLRVTSAMVATPVLFYAGRPFLAGAWRDLRNRRLGMDVPVSVALLVAWSASLWATVTRSGEVYFDSVSMFVFFLSLGRFVEMRARQRACAAIEAALRQPPASATKIDADGSRRIVAASELAAGDRIVVRPGETFPVDGAVCDGRGWVNESMLTGEHWPCEKNAGDDVAAGTQNGESPLVVVATRTGADTAWSRIVRMVDAAGEARPRLARLADRVAQIFVPAVLAIAAGTAIVWAHIDASRAFWVALSVLVVTCPCALSLATPAALTAASRGALRRGLLLRNGAAIESLRRVTHVVFDKTGTLTLGRFRRRRTVALAGLDEASCLALAAALEGFSEHPLARAFDDVDASSVVVQGICATAGAGIEGHIDGRRVRIGSASWVSELCGVGAGAAGALATGGTAIALGDERGLLCRFELEDVPRPHVARTIASLRRAGLRVVLASGDGRASVAAVAASAGIDEWIADSTPADKLALVKSLQAHGAVVLMVGDGVNDAPVLGAADVSIAMGTGTDLARSRADAVLIGNDLGAIEQLLVLARRTRRVMRENLVWSGLYNLLAIPLACSGLVAPWMAAVGMSASSLVVVLNAVRLGDAPRAGERIVREDGAQVVAAMAREAVA; encoded by the coding sequence GTGAATACCGAGCCCTGCTTTCACTGCGGGCTCGAGATCGGGCGCGGGGTGCAGTTCTACGCCGTCATCGACGGTGCTTCGCGCGCGATGTGCTGCGCGGGGTGCGTCGCCGTCGCGGAGCTGATCGCGAACGGAGGCTTCACCGCATATTACCGCTTTCGCGACGCTCCGGCGGACAATCCCCAGGCGGTTGCGAAGATTCCGTCGGACCAGTGGGCGCGTTACGACGACCCGTCACTGCAGAAATCCTTCGTGCGTTTCGACGACGGCGACCTGCGATGCGTGACGCTGTCGATCGAGGGCCTTCGCTGCGCAGCGTGCGTCTGGCTGCTCGAGAGCCACCTGCGGGCGCAGCGTGGAATCGACCAGGCGCGCGTCCATCTTGGAGCGGGAAGGGCCGAAGTAGCCTGGCATGCGTCCGAAACCTCGCTGTCCGTCGTTCTCGCTGCGATGGCAGCTCTCGGTTACGTCGCGCTGCCCTACCGTCCCGATTGGGAAGCGGAGACCAGGGCTGCCGAATACCGCGCCGCACTGCGACGCCTCGTGGTCGGCGGCCTCGGCGCCACGCAGGTGATGATGTACGCAGTGGGCCTGTATGCGGGCGCCCTCCAAGGCATGGAGGATCGTTACCGGTTCTTCCTTCGCGTGACGAGCGCGATGGTCGCCACTCCGGTGCTGTTTTATGCAGGCCGTCCGTTCCTGGCCGGTGCGTGGCGCGACCTTCGCAACCGCCGCCTCGGCATGGACGTGCCGGTGAGCGTTGCGTTGCTGGTCGCGTGGAGCGCCAGCCTGTGGGCAACGGTGACACGCTCGGGCGAGGTCTACTTCGATTCGGTCTCGATGTTCGTGTTTTTCCTGTCGCTGGGTCGTTTCGTCGAGATGCGCGCCCGCCAGCGCGCCTGCGCTGCGATCGAGGCTGCGCTGCGCCAGCCGCCGGCATCGGCAACGAAGATCGACGCGGACGGCTCGCGCCGAATCGTCGCTGCCAGCGAGCTGGCGGCGGGCGACCGGATCGTCGTGCGTCCTGGAGAGACGTTTCCGGTCGACGGCGCCGTGTGCGACGGACGAGGCTGGGTCAACGAATCGATGCTCACGGGCGAGCACTGGCCTTGCGAGAAGAACGCAGGTGACGACGTGGCTGCCGGCACCCAGAACGGCGAAAGCCCTCTGGTCGTCGTGGCCACCCGCACGGGCGCCGACACGGCGTGGTCGAGGATCGTCCGCATGGTCGATGCCGCCGGCGAAGCGCGGCCGCGCCTTGCCCGCCTGGCCGACCGTGTTGCCCAGATTTTCGTTCCGGCGGTGCTCGCGATCGCGGCGGGGACCGCCATCGTCTGGGCGCACATCGATGCGTCCCGCGCGTTCTGGGTGGCGCTTTCGGTTCTGGTCGTCACCTGTCCTTGCGCGCTGTCGCTGGCAACTCCCGCAGCCTTGACCGCAGCATCGCGGGGCGCGCTGCGCCGCGGGCTGCTGCTGCGAAACGGCGCCGCCATCGAATCCCTGCGGCGGGTCACGCACGTCGTCTTCGACAAGACCGGCACTCTTACGCTTGGACGATTTCGTCGCAGGCGCACGGTCGCACTGGCCGGTCTCGACGAAGCGTCGTGCCTGGCGCTGGCGGCAGCGCTCGAGGGGTTCTCGGAACATCCTCTGGCGCGGGCTTTCGACGATGTCGATGCTTCGTCAGTTGTCGTCCAGGGCATCTGCGCGACGGCGGGTGCGGGAATCGAAGGGCACATCGACGGACGCCGTGTGAGGATCGGCTCGGCGTCCTGGGTTTCCGAGCTTTGCGGTGTCGGGGCGGGTGCTGCCGGTGCGCTTGCGACGGGCGGCACCGCCATCGCGCTCGGCGACGAACGGGGACTGCTTTGCCGGTTCGAATTGGAGGATGTACCGCGCCCGCATGTCGCGCGGACGATCGCATCGCTGCGTCGCGCGGGCCTGCGCGTCGTTCTTGCCAGTGGCGACGGTCGCGCTTCGGTAGCGGCCGTAGCGGCATCGGCGGGAATCGACGAATGGATCGCCGACTCGACGCCGGCCGACAAGCTCGCCCTGGTCAAGTCCCTGCAGGCCCACGGTGCTGTCGTGCTGATGGTCGGTGACGGCGTCAACGACGCGCCGGTACTCGGCGCGGCCGACGTCTCGATCGCGATGGGCACGGGCACCGACCTGGCGCGAAGCCGCGCCGATGCCGTGTTGATCGGCAACGATCTTGGCGCGATCGAGCAGCTTCTCGTGCTCGCGCGCCGCACGCGGCGCGTGATGCGGGAGAACCTCGTCTGGTCGGGTCTCTACAACCTGCTGGCAATTCCGCTGGCTTGCAGCGGCCTCGTTGCACCGTGGATGGCTGCCGTCGGAATGTCGGCGAGCTCGCTGGTCGTTGTCCTCAACGCCGTGCGTCTCGGCGATGCGCCGCGCGCCGGTGAGCGGATCGTCCGCGAAGATGGCGCGCAGGTTGTGGCCGCAATGGCCCGGGAGGCAGTGGCATGA
- the ccoS gene encoding cbb3-type cytochrome oxidase assembly protein CcoS: protein MTILFVLVPLGLMLLSVAIAAFFWAVRNGQFDDLESQGTFVLFDEEPLHQTARNSAGDGAASVPEAKTR, encoded by the coding sequence ATGACGATCCTGTTCGTCCTTGTCCCTCTCGGCCTGATGCTGCTCTCGGTCGCGATTGCGGCGTTTTTCTGGGCCGTACGCAACGGTCAGTTCGACGATCTCGAAAGCCAGGGCACCTTCGTGCTGTTCGACGAAGAGCCGTTGCACCAGACTGCCCGAAACAGCGCTGGCGACGGCGCAGCGTCCGTTCCCGAGGCGAAAACGCGATGA
- a CDS encoding sulfite exporter TauE/SafE family protein, producing MIVVPAALLMGFAGSGHCAAMCGGIAAAMSAAPAPDDDTGSRNLRMLAQNLGRITSYATAGAVVGSLGSVLPRLSGLGGASGTLAIRSIAALLMIAAGLQIGGWSSRTGSIERVGSLLWRRIAPLARRVGRASSIASALVFGALWGWLPCGLVYSALVVAAASGSAAAGASTMAAFGLGTVPALLAISGASAQGLAVLRSRSARRAAGAAVIVFGAWTFAAAASGYLAPCGHCHDESSAVPAEHPDVALR from the coding sequence ATGATCGTCGTACCTGCAGCGCTTCTCATGGGGTTTGCCGGAAGCGGCCATTGCGCCGCGATGTGCGGCGGCATCGCCGCAGCGATGTCGGCGGCGCCTGCGCCTGACGACGATACCGGCAGTCGCAATCTGCGGATGCTCGCGCAGAACCTCGGACGCATCACCAGCTACGCGACCGCTGGCGCCGTCGTTGGATCCCTCGGCAGTGTTCTTCCTCGTCTGAGTGGCCTGGGTGGCGCATCCGGGACTCTTGCCATCCGTTCGATCGCGGCACTTCTCATGATTGCCGCCGGGCTGCAGATCGGGGGCTGGTCGAGCAGAACGGGCAGCATCGAAAGGGTCGGCTCGCTGCTGTGGCGCCGCATCGCGCCGCTCGCACGCCGCGTCGGTCGCGCCAGCTCGATCGCTTCGGCACTGGTATTCGGCGCGCTGTGGGGATGGCTCCCGTGCGGGCTCGTCTACAGCGCGCTCGTCGTTGCGGCAGCGTCGGGCTCGGCTGCGGCGGGTGCATCGACGATGGCCGCATTCGGGCTCGGTACTGTTCCGGCGTTGCTCGCGATCTCGGGCGCCAGCGCGCAGGGGCTGGCGGTGCTGCGCTCACGGTCGGCCAGGCGGGCAGCCGGTGCCGCGGTCATCGTCTTCGGCGCCTGGACGTTTGCTGCGGCGGCCAGCGGCTATCTTGCGCCTTGCGGACATTGCCACGATGAATCATCGGCGGTCCCCGCGGAGCACCCGGACGTGGCACTGCGCTGA
- a CDS encoding FAD-dependent monooxygenase: MPPRGAQDAQDAQDAQDAQDAQDAPILVVGAGPTGLVLALELVLGGARVRIIDRASGPGTASRAMAVHARTLELYDRFGLADEVVSRGIRVHKGHLFEHGVAVALIDIGNFGKGLSPYPFVLSFPQDEHEAVLGERLRREGIEVEWNTELVSFEDRGPLVRARLRGPHGEESMDTAWLCGCDGAHSAVREGLGVAFPGGTYRQAFFVADIEASGPGTDGDLNFCLDADALCLVFPIRSSGRFRLIGLIPKPLEGREHVTLEDVRPYVEQLIGIRVGREMWFSTYQVHHRVAATFRRGRVFLAGDAGHIHSPAGGQGMNTGIGDAVNLGWKLAAVATGRADTRILETYEPERIVFARTLVATTDRLFTGITSRGVAGRTIRRLLLPHIIPLLLRFGWFRRLAFRTISQIRIEYRGSALSSGSAGAVRGGDRLPWIAPLDNFRSDGLPDWHLQVYGTVSPMLAATAASYGVHLRTFDWDDAAAGAGFVRDALYLVRPDGYLALVDSKQDENALLQYLSRFSIVPRGAART; this comes from the coding sequence ATGCCTCCCCGTGGTGCGCAAGACGCGCAAGACGCGCAAGACGCGCAGGACGCGCAAGACGCACAGGATGCGCCGATTCTCGTCGTCGGTGCGGGACCCACGGGCCTGGTCCTCGCGCTGGAGCTGGTGCTCGGCGGCGCGCGCGTGCGGATCATCGATCGCGCAAGCGGACCCGGAACGGCGTCGCGGGCGATGGCGGTCCACGCCAGGACGCTCGAGCTTTACGATCGCTTCGGCCTTGCCGACGAAGTCGTCTCGCGCGGAATTCGCGTGCACAAGGGGCATCTCTTCGAGCACGGTGTCGCGGTCGCGCTCATCGACATCGGGAACTTCGGCAAGGGCTTGAGTCCGTACCCTTTCGTGCTGAGCTTCCCGCAGGACGAGCACGAGGCCGTGTTGGGCGAGCGACTGCGGCGCGAGGGGATCGAGGTCGAATGGAACACCGAGCTCGTCTCGTTCGAAGACCGCGGTCCTCTCGTGCGTGCCCGTCTTCGCGGTCCGCACGGGGAGGAGAGCATGGATACCGCGTGGCTGTGCGGCTGCGACGGTGCCCACAGCGCGGTTCGCGAGGGGCTCGGGGTCGCGTTTCCCGGTGGTACGTATCGCCAGGCATTCTTCGTCGCCGACATCGAGGCCAGCGGGCCGGGCACCGACGGAGATCTCAACTTCTGCCTGGATGCCGATGCTCTCTGCCTGGTGTTTCCGATCCGCAGCAGCGGACGTTTCCGGCTGATCGGGCTGATTCCCAAACCGCTCGAAGGCCGCGAGCACGTGACCCTCGAGGACGTGCGCCCTTACGTCGAGCAGCTGATCGGCATCCGCGTCGGCCGCGAGATGTGGTTTTCCACTTACCAGGTGCATCACCGGGTGGCCGCGACGTTTCGACGCGGCCGCGTGTTCCTGGCCGGCGACGCCGGGCACATTCACAGCCCGGCCGGAGGCCAGGGCATGAACACCGGCATCGGCGATGCGGTCAATCTCGGCTGGAAGCTCGCCGCAGTGGCGACCGGTCGCGCCGATACGCGCATCCTCGAAACCTACGAGCCCGAGCGCATCGTTTTCGCGCGAACGCTGGTGGCGACGACCGACCGCCTGTTCACCGGGATCACGAGCCGCGGCGTCGCGGGGCGTACGATCCGCCGGCTCCTCCTGCCTCACATCATTCCGCTGCTTCTGCGCTTCGGATGGTTTCGCCGCCTTGCGTTTCGAACCATCTCGCAGATCCGCATCGAGTATCGCGGCAGCGCGTTGTCATCGGGTTCGGCAGGAGCGGTGCGCGGCGGCGACCGTCTTCCGTGGATAGCTCCGCTCGATAATTTCCGCAGCGACGGGTTGCCCGACTGGCATCTGCAGGTCTACGGAACTGTCTCCCCCATGCTTGCCGCCACCGCAGCCTCCTATGGGGTTCACCTGCGCACTTTCGACTGGGATGACGCGGCAGCCGGCGCCGGATTCGTGCGCGATGCACTGTACCTGGTGAGGCCGGACGGCTACCTCGCGCTCGTCGATTCGAAGCAGGACGAGAACGCCTTGCTCCAGTACCTCTCGCGCTTCTCGATCGTCCCCCGCGGCGCCGCCCGCACCTGA
- a CDS encoding TonB-dependent receptor has translation MSCEPAPCGEKRLRPRRRFRFRRRIDAVALACAVAMLILSLQADATFADPAADTIEALQTQLRQMQQQMQKMQKKLDELESTKKPAPAAAAAMKPAGAASTVTVAAPPAAATAPAPAPVATAAPAAQPSLMQAALGGQPVTVMRSASGANYMNMSFDAITDVGSSTTNDVGKLQLGDHDPDQRGFSLRNAEVALDGAVDPYFKGFANIVFKLDKGNETSVELEEAYLVSTSLPWNLQVKAGQFFADFGRLNPTHPHTWGFVDEPIIMGRLLGGDGLRNVGAKVSWLAPTPFYTELMLDVFNGEGGTAFSFRDPDNTYGREPVDHGIHKVSDLLFVPRITSSFDLTDTQTLVVGASGAFGPNDTGRGSSAYSEVYGVDTYWKWRPERAEQGFPFVSWQTEGMLRRYEAAADPVAFLPKETFDDYGFYSQVLWGFYVRWVAGLRGEYATGDHSEFDNTDPLERGNRTRVSPNITFYPTEFSKLRLQYNYDHGQVFGDEHSVWVQVEFILGAHGAHKF, from the coding sequence ATGTCCTGTGAACCCGCCCCTTGCGGAGAGAAGCGGCTACGGCCCCGCCGCAGATTCCGATTCCGCCGTCGCATCGACGCTGTCGCGCTCGCCTGCGCAGTCGCGATGCTGATCCTGTCGCTGCAGGCCGACGCAACTTTCGCCGACCCGGCCGCCGACACCATCGAAGCGCTGCAAACCCAGCTTCGCCAGATGCAGCAGCAGATGCAGAAGATGCAGAAGAAGCTCGACGAGCTCGAGTCGACGAAGAAGCCGGCGCCTGCCGCGGCCGCGGCAATGAAGCCGGCCGGCGCTGCGTCGACGGTAACCGTGGCTGCACCGCCGGCCGCCGCGACCGCGCCGGCCCCCGCTCCCGTAGCGACGGCCGCGCCCGCTGCGCAGCCTTCACTGATGCAGGCCGCGCTCGGCGGCCAGCCCGTCACCGTGATGCGCTCGGCGTCGGGCGCGAACTACATGAACATGAGTTTCGACGCGATCACGGACGTGGGCAGCTCGACGACGAACGACGTGGGCAAGCTCCAGCTCGGAGACCACGATCCCGACCAGCGCGGCTTCTCGCTTCGCAACGCGGAAGTCGCGCTCGACGGTGCGGTCGATCCCTACTTCAAGGGATTCGCCAACATCGTGTTCAAGCTCGACAAAGGCAACGAAACCTCGGTCGAGCTCGAGGAAGCTTACCTCGTCTCGACTTCCTTGCCGTGGAACCTCCAGGTGAAGGCCGGGCAGTTCTTCGCCGATTTCGGAAGGCTCAATCCCACCCACCCGCACACGTGGGGCTTCGTCGACGAGCCCATCATCATGGGGCGCCTGCTCGGCGGCGACGGGCTTCGCAACGTCGGTGCAAAGGTCTCGTGGCTGGCGCCGACGCCGTTTTACACCGAGCTGATGCTCGACGTGTTCAACGGCGAAGGCGGCACGGCTTTCAGCTTCCGGGATCCGGACAACACGTACGGGCGAGAGCCGGTGGATCACGGGATTCACAAGGTTTCGGACCTGCTGTTCGTGCCGCGCATCACTTCGTCGTTCGATCTGACCGACACGCAGACGCTGGTCGTCGGCGCATCGGGCGCCTTCGGGCCGAACGACACCGGGCGCGGCAGTAGCGCGTATTCCGAAGTCTACGGAGTCGATACGTACTGGAAGTGGAGGCCGGAGCGGGCAGAGCAGGGTTTCCCGTTCGTGTCGTGGCAGACCGAAGGAATGCTGCGTCGCTACGAAGCCGCGGCCGATCCGGTGGCGTTTCTTCCCAAGGAGACGTTCGACGACTACGGGTTCTACTCGCAGGTGCTCTGGGGTTTCTACGTGCGCTGGGTCGCCGGACTGCGCGGCGAGTACGCCACCGGGGACCACAGCGAGTTCGACAACACCGACCCGCTCGAGCGCGGCAACCGCACCCGCGTCTCGCCGAACATCACGTTCTACCCCACCGAGTTCTCCAAGCTTCGCCTCCAGTACAACTACGACCACGGCCAGGTGTTCGGAGACGAGCACTCGGTGTGGGTCCAGGTGGAATTCATTCTCGGCGCCCACGGCGCCCACAAGTTCTAG
- a CDS encoding metal ABC transporter substrate-binding protein, giving the protein MIRYLSAPFSRTLRGTAALAAALAILTTASSAHAKLEVVATLPDLASIARDIGGDAVNVTCIGKPNEDPHYVQAKPSFIVTLNKADVLIENGLELEIGWLPALVDQTRNDKIRVGAPGRIVAADGVPLLDIPTEAVTRAMGDVHPGGNPHFSIDPENGKIMAKNIAAGLALADPSHASAYNDNLAKLLARIDAAEADCLKVMAPFKGTKVVTYHKSLTYFCQRFGLVEVGTVEPKPGIPPSASHVTELIALIKNQGVKVILMEPWHERRTPDTVAEQTGAKVVEFPAQVGGDPAITDYPSLCGNIVPRIAAALR; this is encoded by the coding sequence ATGATCCGTTACCTGTCCGCCCCATTTTCCCGTACGCTGCGCGGCACGGCTGCGCTGGCTGCGGCTCTGGCAATTCTCACCACCGCAAGTTCGGCCCACGCCAAGCTCGAGGTGGTCGCGACGCTGCCCGATCTTGCGTCGATCGCGCGCGACATCGGCGGCGACGCCGTCAACGTCACGTGCATCGGCAAGCCGAACGAAGACCCGCATTACGTGCAGGCCAAACCGAGCTTCATCGTCACGCTGAACAAGGCCGATGTGCTGATCGAAAACGGCCTGGAGCTGGAGATCGGCTGGCTGCCGGCGCTCGTGGACCAGACGCGCAACGACAAGATCCGCGTCGGCGCGCCCGGTCGCATCGTCGCGGCCGACGGCGTGCCGTTGCTCGACATCCCGACCGAGGCGGTCACTCGCGCAATGGGCGACGTGCATCCCGGCGGCAACCCGCACTTCTCGATCGATCCCGAAAACGGCAAGATCATGGCGAAGAACATCGCCGCCGGCCTTGCGCTCGCCGATCCGTCGCACGCATCGGCTTACAACGACAATCTCGCCAAGCTGCTCGCGCGCATCGATGCCGCGGAGGCCGACTGCCTGAAAGTGATGGCGCCGTTCAAGGGAACCAAGGTCGTCACCTACCACAAGAGCCTGACGTACTTCTGCCAGCGCTTCGGCCTGGTCGAAGTCGGCACGGTCGAGCCGAAGCCGGGAATTCCGCCGTCGGCTTCCCACGTCACCGAGCTCATCGCGCTGATCAAGAACCAGGGCGTCAAGGTGATCCTGATGGAGCCGTGGCACGAGCGGCGCACGCCCGACACCGTCGCCGAACAGACCGGTGCCAAGGTGGTCGAGTTCCCGGCCCAGGTGGGCGGCGATCCGGCGATCACCGACTATCCGTCGCTGTGCGGCAACATCGTCCCGCGCATTGCCGCCGCGCTTCGTTGA
- a CDS encoding metal ABC transporter ATP-binding protein produces the protein MTTATAARPAPEAKTPKTLVDFQGVTLGYRRHVVLSDLSFSIVEGEFFGVVGANGSGKTTILRAMLGIIRPHAGRILFDGREESMRFGYVPQRAHIDEMFPLTAREIVLMGRYGLLPPGRRPGAEDRRIADRQLEHVGLGGMAEKRFRDMSGGQKQRTLFARALAAEARILLMDEPTEGMDLEGQQAILELIAQLRAEIGVTVVYVTHRLNELADSADRLLLLHEGQVRVGPVDELLTAEVLHEMYGVDAHVARLAGKRVVVL, from the coding sequence ATGACGACCGCAACTGCAGCAAGGCCGGCGCCGGAGGCAAAAACGCCGAAGACGCTCGTCGACTTCCAGGGTGTCACCCTCGGCTATCGGCGCCACGTCGTGCTCTCCGATCTCAGCTTCTCGATCGTCGAAGGAGAGTTCTTCGGAGTCGTCGGAGCAAACGGCTCCGGCAAGACGACGATCCTTCGCGCGATGCTCGGCATCATCCGCCCTCACGCCGGGCGGATCCTGTTCGACGGCCGCGAAGAGAGCATGCGCTTCGGCTACGTGCCGCAGCGCGCGCACATCGACGAGATGTTTCCGCTGACCGCTCGCGAAATCGTGCTGATGGGGCGCTACGGCCTGCTGCCGCCGGGGCGGCGGCCCGGTGCCGAAGACCGTCGCATCGCCGACCGCCAGCTCGAGCACGTCGGGCTCGGCGGCATGGCCGAAAAGAGGTTCCGCGACATGTCGGGAGGCCAGAAGCAGCGCACGCTGTTCGCACGCGCGCTGGCCGCCGAGGCGCGCATCCTGCTGATGGACGAGCCCACGGAAGGGATGGACCTCGAAGGGCAGCAGGCCATTCTCGAGCTGATCGCGCAGCTTCGCGCCGAGATCGGGGTCACCGTCGTCTACGTGACGCACCGGCTCAACGAATTGGCCGATTCCGCCGATCGATTGCTTCTCCTTCACGAAGGTCAGGTGAGGGTGGGGCCGGTCGACGAGCTGCTGACCGCCGAAGTGCTGCACGAGATGTACGGCGTCGACGCGCACGTCGCGCGCCTGGCCGGGAAAAGGGTGGTGGTGCTGTGA
- a CDS encoding metal ABC transporter permease, protein MSKIVEMLQQGFMLNVLAGTTIVAAVCSYLGVFIVLRRAVFVGAALAQVSSLGVALALFASGYLESWYGHDVHLAPQPVALALTVFAAVAMAAQRREGAVPRETLIGVAYAAASGIAILIVAVSTHAESEVLNLMFGNVLAIDTSEVIQLAALGLAVAAVHALYFKEFLFVSFDPDMAMALGVRARLWNVVLFLTVGITISLAIRAAGALVVFNFLVLPAATALTLRQSLRVALASSVLAGTLSSLAGISISYVADLPTGPTIVAVSTTLMLAVAAARRVV, encoded by the coding sequence GTGAGCAAGATCGTCGAGATGCTCCAGCAGGGCTTCATGCTCAACGTGCTGGCCGGCACGACGATCGTTGCCGCGGTCTGTTCGTACCTCGGAGTGTTCATCGTGCTGCGCCGCGCGGTGTTCGTCGGCGCCGCTCTTGCGCAGGTGAGCTCGCTCGGCGTGGCGCTGGCGCTGTTCGCGAGCGGCTACCTCGAGAGCTGGTACGGACACGACGTGCATCTTGCGCCGCAACCGGTCGCGCTGGCGCTGACGGTCTTTGCCGCCGTCGCGATGGCGGCCCAGCGCCGCGAAGGGGCGGTGCCGCGTGAAACCCTGATCGGCGTCGCCTACGCCGCGGCCTCTGGCATCGCGATCCTGATCGTCGCGGTCAGCACCCACGCCGAATCGGAAGTGCTCAACCTGATGTTCGGCAACGTGCTTGCCATCGACACGTCGGAAGTCATCCAGCTCGCGGCTCTCGGCCTGGCCGTCGCCGCGGTGCATGCGCTCTACTTCAAGGAGTTCCTGTTCGTCTCGTTCGATCCGGACATGGCGATGGCTCTCGGCGTGCGCGCGCGGCTGTGGAACGTCGTGCTGTTCCTGACCGTCGGCATCACGATCTCGCTCGCGATCCGCGCGGCCGGGGCGCTGGTCGTCTTCAACTTTCTCGTGCTGCCGGCGGCAACGGCGCTCACGCTGCGCCAGAGCCTGCGCGTCGCTCTCGCGAGCTCGGTGCTGGCAGGAACGCTCAGTAGCCTGGCCGGGATCTCGATTTCGTACGTGGCCGACCTGCCGACGGGGCCGACCATCGTCGCTGTCAGCACGACGCTGATGCTCGCAGTGGCGGCGGCAAGGCGCGTGGTGTGA
- a CDS encoding undecaprenyl-diphosphate phosphatase, with product MHLILVLKAAFMGVVEGLTEFLPISSTGHLILAGSLIDWTGDGAKAFEIIIQAGAILAVCWEFRGRIAKVMVGLGNDPAARRFVFNLAIAFVPAAVIGVVFGAAIKAVLFAPVPVALAFVVGGFVILLTERSLAGATRARVQEVEDVTPLDALKIGLAQTFALIPGTSRSGATIIGGMLFGLSRKVATEFSFFLAIPTIFAATFYSLYKERAALAALDSSLLVVGLVTSFLSAFLCVRWLLRYISTHDFRAFAWYRIAFGLVILLTAHFGWVAWAD from the coding sequence ATGCATCTGATTCTCGTCCTCAAAGCCGCCTTTATGGGCGTGGTGGAAGGCCTGACCGAATTTCTCCCGATCTCGAGCACGGGTCACCTGATTCTGGCAGGGAGCCTGATCGACTGGACGGGCGACGGCGCCAAGGCTTTCGAGATCATCATCCAGGCGGGAGCCATCCTGGCGGTGTGCTGGGAGTTTCGCGGGCGCATCGCAAAGGTGATGGTCGGCCTGGGCAACGACCCGGCCGCGCGCCGCTTCGTCTTCAACCTTGCGATTGCGTTCGTGCCGGCGGCCGTCATCGGCGTGGTGTTCGGTGCGGCGATCAAGGCCGTCCTCTTCGCGCCGGTGCCCGTGGCGCTGGCCTTCGTCGTTGGAGGATTCGTCATCCTGCTGACGGAACGGAGCCTCGCGGGCGCGACCCGCGCGCGCGTCCAGGAAGTCGAGGACGTGACTCCTCTGGACGCGCTCAAGATCGGGCTGGCCCAGACGTTCGCGCTCATTCCCGGGACTTCGCGCTCCGGTGCGACGATCATCGGCGGAATGCTGTTCGGGCTTTCCCGCAAGGTCGCTACGGAGTTCTCGTTCTTCCTGGCGATCCCGACGATCTTCGCCGCGACGTTCTACTCTCTGTACAAGGAGCGGGCAGCGCTGGCGGCCTTGGACAGCTCCCTCCTGGTCGTCGGCCTGGTGACCTCGTTCCTCAGCGCGTTCCTCTGTGTACGCTGGTTGCTGCGCTACATCAGCACCCACGATTTCCGTGCGTTTGCATGGTATCGAATCGCATTCGGCCTGGTCATCCTGCTGACCGCGCACTTCGGATGGGTGGCCTGGGCGGATTAG